A single genomic interval of Hafnia alvei harbors:
- the yhcN gene encoding peroxide/acid stress response protein YhcN, with protein sequence MKIKTTVAALSLLSMVSFGAFAAQSISAQQASSMKSIGTITISGIDGSPSDIKAQLSDKADAKGATAFHIVEAHLDGNYHATAEIYR encoded by the coding sequence ATGAAAATCAAAACTACCGTTGCTGCTTTAAGTCTTCTCTCTATGGTTTCTTTCGGCGCTTTTGCTGCACAGTCCATCAGCGCACAGCAAGCATCATCAATGAAATCCATTGGTACCATAACCATCAGCGGTATCGATGGTTCGCCTTCAGATATCAAAGCACAGCTGTCCGATAAAGCTGATGCCAAAGGCGCTACCGCATTCCATATCGTTGAAGCTCATTTGGATGGCAACTACCACGCCACCGCTGAGATTTACCGTTAA
- the yhcN gene encoding peroxide/acid stress response protein YhcN — protein sequence MKIKTTIATLAVLSSLSFGAFAAQLVDNAQASKMQPVGTISVSGVSAAPSDIRAALSAKADAQGATAYRVVEARNEGSFHATAEIYK from the coding sequence CTATTGCAACTCTAGCCGTTCTCTCTTCTCTTTCTTTCGGCGCGTTCGCAGCTCAGTTGGTTGACAATGCACAGGCATCAAAAATGCAGCCAGTTGGCACCATTAGCGTTAGCGGCGTAAGCGCAGCCCCTTCTGATATCAGAGCAGCTCTGTCTGCTAAAGCCGATGCACAAGGCGCAACAGCATACCGCGTAGTAGAAGCCCGTAACGAAGGCTCATTCCACGCAACTGCTGAAATCTATAAATAA